A genomic region of Glycine max cultivar Williams 82 chromosome 15, Glycine_max_v4.0, whole genome shotgun sequence contains the following coding sequences:
- the LOC100526935 gene encoding uncharacterized protein LOC100526935, with amino-acid sequence MEVAMELEDDLFFADLSKEIALLIMDEDEDPLASCPPDSLQAFSGAIHPPPQFAFIFEHALRRESKGTGVFIPQATQPRRKQRKGRANNSYAKHQKQSQDTRMVSQVPNKNSFKSRNG; translated from the exons ATGGAGGTTGCCATGGAACTGGAAGATGATCTATTTTTTGCTGATTTGAGCAAGGAAATTGCTCTACTAATTatggatgaagatgaagatccaCTTGCTTCTTGTCCTCCTGACTCTCTTCAG GCTTTTTCTGGGGCAATTCATCCTCCTCCACAGTTTGCTTTCATCTTTGAGCATGCTTTGAGAAGAGAAAGCAAAGGGACAGGTGTATTTATCCCTCAGGCAACACAGCCAAGAaggaagcagaggaaaggaagGGCTAATAATTCATATGCAAAACATCAAAAGCAGTCTCAAGATACAAGAATGGTTTCTCAAGTTCCTAACAAGAATTCTTTCAAATCCAGAAATGGCtga
- the LOC100500627 gene encoding putative peroxiredoxin IIF: MASVMVNRGGSRIIKSVSAALGTRFFAKVATGTDIVSAAPNASLQKARTWDEGLASKFSTTPLKDIFKDKKVVIFGLPGAYTGVCSNKHVPPYKENIDKFKAKGIDSVICVAINDPYTMNAWAEKLQAKDAIEFYGDFDGSFHKSLELVTDLSGALLGTRSERWSAYVVDGKVKALNVEEAPSDVKVSGADTILGQI, from the exons ATGGCATCGGTTATGGTGAATCGAGGTGGTTCCAGGATCATCAAGTCAGTGTCTGCAGCTCTTGGTACGAGGTTTTTCGCAAAGGTTGCAACTGGGACTGACATAGTCTCTGCCGCACCCAATGCTTCTCTCCAGAAAGCTCGTACCTGGGACGAGGGTCTTGCTTCCAAGTTCTCCACCACTCCTCTCAAAGACATCTTCAAG GACAAGAAAGTTGTCATCTTTGGGCTCCCA GGTGCATACACAGGAGTTTGTTCAAACAAACATGTTCCTCCTTACAAGGAGAATATTGATAAGTTTAAGGCTAAGGGGATAGATTCTGTTATTTGTGTGGCTATTAATGATCCATATACTATGAATGCGTGGGCTGAGAAGCTTCAAGCCAAAGATGCT ATTGAGTTTTATGGGGACTTTGACGGGAGCTTTCACAAAAGTTTGGAATTAGTTACTGATCTCTCTGGTGCATTGCTTGGAACTCGATCAGAAAG ATGGTCAGCATACGTGGTAGATGGAAAGGTTAAGGCTCTTAATGTTGAAGAAGCTCCATCTGATGTTAAGGTTTCTGGCGCAGATACCATTTTGGGACAGATTTGA
- the LOC100790134 gene encoding E3 ubiquitin-protein ligase RHF1A, translated as MFLLQFQVTCCKHEYHLPCIIEWSKRSKECPICWQSLALKDPDCQELLAAVEAQKRMILRNLANSRAPLGQLNDGHDFCSDDPDYDQIMRRLDSAVKRVRYVPGQERKRSPGAGTSKVLGNSSMHVSGLQTTLTTSPSGGSSPASGVPSTVSIQPPALNTNPDSARRPNTSDMFSFPKSFKSKFSSASARYKESISKGTRDLKEKLLAHNVSVKELSKGVQREMNAGIAGVVRMIERLDLSSKRSSSPLIAVHSGATSDFPSSRKPVEENGIGGSPSKESGGAVHDVSSDVLPLVTNMQSFQTETPPFVQSGHGKL; from the exons ATGTTTCTTCTTCAATTCCAGGTTACCTGTTGCAAACATGAATACCATCTGCCGTGTATTATTGAATG GTCAAAAAGAAGCAAAGAGTGCCCAATATGTTGGCAATCACTTGCTCTGAAAGACCCTGACTG CCAAGAGCTTCTAGCTGCTGTGGAAGCTCAGAAACGTATGATATTAAGAAACTTGGCTAATTCTCGTGCCCCCCTTGGACAGCTTAATGATGGCCAT GATTTTTGCTCAGATGACCCTGATTATGACCAGATTATGAGGCGCCTAGATTCTGCCGTAAAAAGAGTTCGTTATGTTCCGGGACAGGAAAGGAAGAGATCACCTGGTGCTGGTACATCCAAGGTTCTTGGTAACTCTTCCATGCATGTTTCTGGGCTGCAAACAACACTTACAACTTCACCATCTGGGGGTAGTTCACCAGCTTCTGGTGTTCCATCTACTGTTAGCATTCAACCTCCAGCATTAAATACTAATCCTGATAGTGCAAGGAGACCAAACACTTCTGATATGTTTTCCTTCCCCAAGTCCTTCAAATCCAAATTTTCTTCTGCTTCAGCCAG ATATAAGGAATCAATTTCAAAAGGTACACGCGACCTTAAAGAAAAGTTACTTGCTCATAATGTCTCAGTAAAAGAGCTGAGTAAAGGTGTTCAGCGCGAGATGAATGCAGGCATTGCTGGAGTTGTGCGGATGATTGAACGCCTTGATCTTAGCTCAAAACGGTCAAGTTCTCCTCTCATTGCTGTCCATAGCGGGGCCACTTCAGACTTCCCTTCTTCAAGGAAGCCTGTTGAAGAGAATGGCATTGGGGGTTCTCCTAGTAAAGAGAGTGGAGGTGCAGTTCATGATGTTAGTTCAGATGTTCTCCCACTTGTTACTAACATGCAATCTTTTCAAACGGAAACTCCTCCATTTGTTCAG AGTGGACATGGTAAGCTATGA
- the LOC100790658 gene encoding beta-glucosidase 46 has product MISSMKCTASSLTCSAFSNRKIPIARPQLVTLPTINNVEQNTGLSQLCSQKPLYLSSTENLALVKRRRETECQAYEADRSRPLEINIELPGEEAAQRFKIGLYFATWWALNVVFNIYNKKVLNAFPYPWLTSTLSLAAGSLMMLVSWATRVAEVPKVNLDFWKALFPVAVAHTIGHVAATVSMSKVAVSFTHIIKSGEPAFSVLVSRFLLGEAFPMPVYLSLLPIIGGCALAAVTELNFNMIGFMGAMISNLAFVFRNIFSKKGMKGMSVSGMNYYACLSIMSLLILTPFAIAVEGPKVWIAGWQTAVSQIGPNFVWWVAAQSVFYHLYNQVSYMSLDQISPLTFSIGNTMKRISVIVSSILIFHTPVQPINALGAAIAILGTFLYSQHITSTLPRLPQTHTKQNMELPLLAHHALFALSFCISIFLASCDDDFLSVKKNSSSSPFPSNFLFGTASSSYQFEGAYLTDGKGLNNWDVFTHKPGTIMDGTNGDVAVDHYHRYQEDVDLMDYIGVNSYRFSLSWARILPKGRFGKVNWAGIDYYNQLVDTIVSKEIEPFVTMSHYDIPLELEERYGGWLSPEIQEDFKYYANICFKNFGDRVKYWVTFNEPNVATIRGYRTGMWPPSRCSGSFGNCSYGGDSEREPFIAASNLLLSHAVAVDLYRTKYQKKQGGKIGVVMNAIWFEPVSNSWKDKLAAERAQSFYMNWFLDPIIIGEYPAEMHEILGQDLPTFSRYDVEKLKSGLDFIGVNHYTSAFAKDCIFSACEQGRGSSRTEGFTLRSPQMNGISIGEPTALDWLYVHPQGMEKILTYLKHRYNNIPMFITENGIGMRENSNHATKEIINDVERVEYLRGYLDSLATAIRKGADVRGYFVWSLLDNFEWTDGYSIRFGLHHVDYATLNRTPRMSAFWYKNFIALHAPRAGTRPQHTQE; this is encoded by the exons ATGATCTCTTCAATGAAGTGCACAGCCTCATCTCTCACATGTTCCGCTTTCTCAAACAGAAAGATTCCCATTGCAAGGCCACAACTTGTCACGTTACCAACCATTAACAACGTTGAACAAAACACGGGTCTCTCTCAGTTGTGTTCACAGAAACCGCTCTACCTTTCATCCACTGAGAACTTGGCATTGGTGAAGAGAAGGAGGGAGACTGAGTGCCAGGCCTATGAAGCCGATAGGTCACGGCCTCTGGAGATTAACATTGAGCTGCCGGGCGAAGAGGCGGCGCAGAGGTTCAAGATTGGGCTGTATTTTGCTACATGGTGGGCTTTGAATGTGGTGTTCAACATTTACAACAAGAAGGTTTTGAATGCTTTTCCTTACCCATGGCTCACCTCCACTTTGTCCCTTGCTGCTGGCTCCCTCATGATGTTAGTCTCCTGGGCCACCAGGGTTGCTGAGGTCCCAAAAGTTAACTTGGACTTCTGGAAGGCCTTGTTTCCT GTTGCGGTGGCACACACAATTGGGCATGTTGCTGCAACTGTGAGCATGTCCAAGGTTGCTGTTTCATTCACTCACATCATCAAGAGTGGAGAGCCAGCTTTCAGTGTTCTTGTGTCAAGGTTCTTGCTCGGAGAAGCATTCCCAATGCCGGTATATCTGTCACTGCTGCCAATTATTGGTGGTTGTGCATTAGCTGCAGTGACTGAGCTCAATTTCAATATGATTG GCTTTATGGGGGCTATGATATCAAATTTGGCATTCGTCTTCCGCAATATATTCTCAAAGAAAGGGATGAAGGGAATGTCTGTTAGTGGAATGAACTACTATGCTTGTCTTTCCATAATGTCACTACTAATTctcacaccttttgccattgcTGTTGAGGGCCCCAAGGTTTGGATTGCAGGCTGGCAAACAGCTGTGTCTCAGATTGGTCCCAATTTTGTATG GTGGGTAGCTGCCCAGAGTGTCTTCTACCACTTGTACAATCAAGTCTCATACATGTCTCTTGATCAGATTTCTCCCTTAACATTCAGCATTGGAAACACAATGAAGAGGATTTCGGTCATTGTCTCTTCCATCCTTATCTTTCACACGCCTGTTCAGCCCATCAATGCTCTTGGTGCTGCCATTGCAATTCTTGGCACCTTCCTCTATTCACAG catataactaGTACTTTACCAAGACTCCCTCaaacacacacaaaacaaaacatggaGCTTCCACTCCTAGCACATCATGCACTCTTTGCACTAAGCTTTTGCATCTCAATTTTCTTGGCATCGTGTGATGATGATTTTCTATCCGTGAAAAAGAATTCAAGTTCATCTCCATTTCCTAGCAACTTTCTTTTTGGAACTGCATCTTCTTCATATCAG TTTGAAGGAGCTTACTTGACTGATGGTAAGGGACTAAATAACTGGGATGTTTTCACTCATAAGCCAG GCACTATAATGGATGGAACTAACGGTGATGTAGCTGTTGATCATTACCATCGTTATCAG GAGGACGTGGATCTTATGGATTACATTGGAGTCAACAGTTATCGCTTTTCTTTATCATGGGCCAGAATTTTGCCCA AGGGTAGATTCGGCAAGGTGAACTGGGCTGGCATTGATTATTATAACCAGCTAGTTGACACAATTGTCTCTAAAG AAATAGAACCTTTTGTCACAATGTCACATTATGACATTCCTCTGGAACTTGAGGAAAGATATGGAGGTTGGCTAAGTCCTGAAATCCA GGAGGATTTCAAGTATTATGCAAACATATGCTTCAAGAATTTTGGAGACAGAGTCAAATACTGGGTCACCTTTAATGAACCAAACGTTGCAACTATTCGTGGTTATAGAACAGGGATGTGGCCACCTTCTCGTTGCTCTGGTTCATTTGGTAATTGCAGCTATGGTGGGGACTCAGAGAGGGAACCTTTCATTGCAGCTTCTAACCTTCTCTTATCCCATGCGGTTGCCGTTGACCTATATCGAACCAAATATCAG AAAAAACAGGGAGGGAAAATTGGAGTTGTGATGAATGCTATATGGTTTGAACCTGTCAGCAACTCCTGGAAAGACAAGTTAGCTGCTGAGCGAGCTCAATCATTTTATATGAATTG GTTTTTGGACCCAATTATCATAGGGGAGTATCCAGCAGAAATGCATGAAATATTAGGACAAGACCTCCCAACATTTTCAAGATACGACGTGGAAAAACTCAAGTCCGGGTTAGATTTCATTGGAGTAAACCACTACACCAGTGCCTTTGCCAAAGACTGCATCTTCTCTGCGTGTGAACAAGGACGAGGGTCTTCAAGGACTGAAGGTTTTACTCTAAGATCGCCACAAATGAATGGTATCAGCATTGGAGAACCG ACTGCACTTGACTGGTTGTATGTCCACCCACAAGGCATGGAGAAGATACTGACTTACTTAAAGCACAGGTACAACAACATACCAATGTTCATTACCGAAAATG GAATTGGGATGAGGGAGAATTCCAACCATGCCACTAAAGAAATCATCAATGATGTCGAAAGAGTGGAATACTTGCGTGGTTACTTGGATTCCTTGGCAACAGCAATAAG GAAAGGAGCAGACGTGAGAGGGTACTTTGTGTGGTCCTTGCTTGACAACTTTGAGTGGACTGATGGATACTCTATAAGGTTTGGACTTCATCATGTGGACTATGCAACTCTCAACAGAACCCCAAGAATGTCTGCATTTTGGTACAAAAACTTCATTGCTCTTCATGCCCCTCGTGCAGGCACAAGACCTCAGCATACTCAAGAGTGA